The following proteins are encoded in a genomic region of Cellulomonas sp. ES6:
- a CDS encoding ABC transporter ATP-binding protein, with protein sequence MNPVLEVTDLRVDIGPTPIVRGVSFAVEPGQTLGIVGESGSGKSMTVLAATGLLDAPGARVSGSSVLGAPVGGGAGGAGGAGGTTQLVGASARTLRSVHGDRIGFVFQDPSTSLNPILTLERQITESLEAHRGLTGRAARARALELLEAVGIPDPESRLASYPHQLSGGQRQRVMIAVALACDPALLIADEPTTALDVTTQAQVVDLVRELQHRFGTAVVWISHDLGLIGQVADDVTVLRDGLQLETQPVLDLVDRPRDPYTRELLAARPLLGQSRPAPGPADVEVLLAVEGLDVRFDVRGPAGRTQVHAVDDVSFEVRRGRTLGVVGESGSGKSTIAGVLTGLTVPRAGTAELDGVDVLHQRGAALKALRRRIAMVFQDPFSSLNGRSAVGTSIAEPLRVHGLARGREATARRVGELLELVDLPASWASRYPHELSGGQRQRVSIARALALEPDLVILDESTASLDVSIQARVLELLARLQAELGLTYLFIAHDLAVVERVSHDVLVLKEGRTVEHRPAAELFADPRDDYTRALLAAVPPVRPRAGRAAAG encoded by the coding sequence ATGAACCCCGTCCTCGAGGTGACGGACCTGCGGGTCGACATCGGCCCGACGCCGATCGTCCGCGGCGTGTCGTTCGCCGTGGAGCCCGGGCAGACCCTCGGCATCGTCGGGGAGTCCGGGTCCGGCAAGTCGATGACCGTGCTCGCGGCGACCGGGCTGCTGGACGCACCCGGCGCGCGGGTGTCGGGCAGCAGCGTGCTCGGCGCGCCGGTGGGCGGCGGGGCCGGCGGGGCCGGCGGCGCGGGCGGGACGACGCAGCTCGTCGGTGCCTCGGCCCGCACGCTGCGGTCCGTCCACGGCGACCGCATCGGGTTCGTGTTCCAGGACCCGTCGACGTCGCTCAACCCGATCCTCACGCTCGAGCGGCAGATCACCGAGAGCCTGGAGGCGCACCGCGGCCTGACCGGGCGGGCGGCCCGCGCCCGGGCGCTGGAGCTGCTCGAGGCCGTCGGCATCCCCGACCCGGAGAGCCGGCTCGCGTCGTACCCGCACCAGCTCTCGGGCGGCCAGCGGCAGCGGGTGATGATCGCGGTCGCGCTGGCGTGCGACCCGGCGCTGCTGATCGCCGACGAGCCGACGACCGCCCTCGACGTGACCACGCAGGCGCAGGTGGTGGACCTGGTGCGCGAGCTCCAGCACCGCTTCGGCACGGCGGTCGTGTGGATCAGCCACGACCTCGGGCTCATCGGCCAGGTCGCCGACGACGTCACCGTGCTGCGCGACGGCCTGCAGCTCGAGACGCAGCCGGTGCTCGACCTGGTGGACCGGCCGCGCGACCCGTACACCCGGGAGCTGCTCGCCGCCCGCCCGCTGCTCGGGCAGTCCCGCCCGGCGCCCGGGCCGGCGGACGTCGAGGTGCTGCTCGCCGTCGAGGGTCTCGACGTGCGCTTCGACGTCCGCGGCCCCGCCGGGCGCACGCAGGTGCACGCGGTCGACGACGTGTCGTTCGAGGTCCGGCGCGGGCGCACGCTCGGCGTCGTCGGGGAGTCCGGGTCGGGCAAGTCGACGATCGCCGGCGTCCTCACCGGGCTCACGGTCCCGCGCGCGGGCACGGCGGAGCTGGACGGGGTCGACGTGCTGCACCAGCGGGGCGCGGCCCTCAAGGCGCTGCGCCGGCGGATCGCCATGGTGTTCCAGGACCCGTTCTCGTCGCTCAACGGCCGGTCCGCGGTCGGGACGTCGATCGCCGAGCCGCTGCGGGTGCACGGGCTGGCGCGCGGCCGGGAGGCGACGGCCCGCCGGGTGGGCGAGCTGCTGGAGCTGGTGGACCTGCCGGCGTCCTGGGCGTCCCGCTACCCGCACGAGCTGTCCGGCGGGCAGCGCCAGCGGGTGTCGATCGCGCGGGCGCTGGCGCTGGAGCCGGACCTGGTGATCCTCGACGAGTCGACCGCGTCGCTCGACGTCTCGATCCAGGCCCGCGTGCTCGAGCTTCTCGCCCGCCTGCAGGCGGAGCTCGGGCTGACGTACCTGTTCATCGCGCACGACCTCGCGGTGGTCGAGCGCGTCAGCCACGACGTGCTGGTGCTCAAGGAGGGGCGCACGGTGGAGCACCGCCCGGCGGCGGAGCTGTTCGCCGACCCACGGGACGACTACACCCGCGCGCTGCTCGCGGCCGTCCCCCCGGTGCGGCCGCGGGCGGGGCGGGCCGCGGCGGGGTAG
- a CDS encoding HAD family hydrolase — MPPPARPRIVFLDIDGTYADRGIVPPGHARAVAAARAAGNRVLLCTGRPRSMLTRHILAAGFDGMVASAGGYVEVGGAVLRDQRFPRDLAERVIAVLDAHDAAYLLEAPEALYGRPDVRRRLGELLGGHLRDPDAAADGQGDVLDALRVPERLEECSFAKVTYFGAASPWPVVADALGDGLDLLPSSITGLGDTAGEIQLAGVHKALGIQTVLDHLGAGREDVVAFGDGPNDLEMLEYAGTSVAIAGADPRLLALADHVAAGPGAEGLVPAFAELGLV, encoded by the coding sequence ATGCCTCCCCCCGCACGGCCCCGCATCGTGTTCCTCGACATCGACGGCACCTACGCCGACCGCGGCATCGTCCCGCCGGGGCACGCCCGGGCCGTCGCCGCCGCGCGGGCCGCCGGGAACCGCGTCCTGCTGTGCACCGGCCGGCCGCGCTCGATGCTGACCCGGCACATCCTCGCCGCGGGGTTCGACGGGATGGTCGCGTCCGCCGGCGGCTACGTCGAGGTCGGCGGCGCCGTGCTGCGCGACCAGCGGTTCCCCCGGGACCTCGCCGAGCGCGTGATCGCCGTGCTCGACGCCCACGACGCCGCCTACCTGCTGGAGGCCCCCGAGGCGCTGTACGGCCGGCCCGACGTCCGGCGGCGGCTCGGCGAGCTGCTCGGCGGCCACCTGCGCGACCCCGACGCCGCGGCGGACGGGCAGGGCGACGTGCTGGACGCGCTGCGCGTGCCGGAGCGCCTCGAGGAGTGCTCGTTCGCCAAGGTGACGTACTTCGGCGCGGCGTCCCCCTGGCCCGTCGTCGCGGACGCCCTCGGCGACGGCCTGGACCTGCTCCCGTCCTCCATCACCGGGCTCGGCGACACCGCCGGGGAGATCCAGCTCGCCGGCGTCCACAAGGCCCTCGGCATCCAGACGGTGCTCGACCACCTCGGCGCCGGGCGCGAGGACGTCGTCGCGTTCGGCGACGGGCCGAACGACCTCGAGATGCTCGAGTACGCCGGCACGTCCGTCGCGATCGCCGGCGCCGACCCGCGCCTGCTGGCCCTGGCGGACCACGTGGCCGCCGGGCCCGGGGCTGAGGGGCTGGTGCCGGCGTTCGCGGAGCTCGGGCTGGTGTGA
- a CDS encoding GNAT family N-acetyltransferase, whose product MHLRLIPLSDVTPSDVEAWHRLADHAVWPNMYLDPRFLVPARHRGDEASDVRVVVVQEGGEWLAALAVSTKPVARRVPVLAATTGGEFTTVHSDRHHPLLRRGREAEALEALLRGLTSVGLPGLVQLRRFPGEGPLADTLAEVLGRTPMRAWERRRDAGAFAPREAMTVPELPPLVDGVLVDPPLATDHMATDERRNMRRGVRGLVRETGGPLELHDLSADPGAEDDFVELQAAGWKGDVTQGGSALRLDPRAERWFREVVGLFRRDGDATVLRLAAGGQTLWHGYALRSGGAYFGFLDAYAEQHRRYSPGAIGRIANLTYLFATTDAPFFDPGFDSRYTAGARLFPASRPVVDVLVSTRGLTAHAVLRAAPTARRLGLLAS is encoded by the coding sequence GTGCACCTGAGGCTCATCCCGCTGTCCGACGTGACCCCCTCCGACGTGGAGGCCTGGCACCGCCTGGCCGACCACGCGGTGTGGCCGAACATGTACCTCGACCCGCGGTTCCTCGTGCCCGCGCGGCACCGCGGCGACGAGGCCTCCGACGTGCGCGTCGTGGTCGTCCAGGAGGGCGGGGAGTGGCTCGCCGCCCTGGCCGTCAGCACCAAGCCCGTCGCGCGGCGGGTGCCCGTGCTCGCCGCGACCACCGGCGGCGAGTTCACCACCGTGCACTCCGACCGGCACCACCCGCTGCTGCGCCGGGGCCGGGAGGCCGAGGCGCTGGAGGCGCTGCTGCGCGGCCTGACCTCCGTCGGTCTGCCGGGCCTCGTGCAGCTCCGGCGCTTCCCCGGTGAGGGGCCGCTGGCCGACACGCTCGCCGAGGTGCTGGGTCGCACGCCGATGCGCGCGTGGGAGCGGCGGCGCGACGCCGGCGCGTTCGCCCCGCGCGAGGCGATGACGGTCCCGGAGCTGCCGCCGCTCGTCGACGGGGTGCTGGTGGACCCGCCGCTCGCCACCGACCACATGGCCACCGACGAGCGCCGCAACATGCGCCGCGGCGTCCGGGGCCTGGTCCGCGAGACCGGCGGGCCCCTGGAGCTGCACGACCTGTCGGCCGACCCGGGCGCGGAGGACGACTTCGTCGAGCTGCAGGCCGCCGGGTGGAAGGGCGACGTGACGCAGGGCGGCTCGGCGCTGCGGCTCGACCCGCGGGCCGAGCGGTGGTTCCGCGAGGTCGTCGGGCTGTTCCGGCGGGACGGCGACGCCACGGTGCTGCGGCTCGCCGCCGGCGGGCAGACGCTCTGGCACGGGTACGCGCTGCGGTCCGGCGGGGCGTACTTCGGGTTCCTCGACGCCTACGCCGAGCAGCACCGGCGGTACAGCCCCGGCGCGATCGGGCGGATCGCCAACCTCACGTACCTGTTCGCCACCACCGACGCGCCGTTCTTCGACCCCGGGTTCGACTCCCGCTACACGGCGGGCGCGCGGCTGTTCCCGGCGTCGCGGCCGGTGGTGGACGTGCTGGTCTCGACGCGGGGCCTCACCGCGCACGCGGTGCTGCGCGCGGCGCCGACCGCACGCCGGCTCGGGCTGCTGGCCTCCTGA
- a CDS encoding LuxR C-terminal-related transcriptional regulator, translated as MATLRTEPVRAGLDGLARAGLDWRAFARGAIDLLDAAIPHDAACIGPVDPDTGLLTGSVKRNIGDERDAEFLEHEYVTDHVNLFRSLARQANPVGILADDTGGDPRSSSRHREMFVPHWSLDHEMRASARTDGTPWAAVALYRSGGSSGFSPAEADFLARVAGTLAVGVRAGLVTAAARLAEAPVPGAAPDVAGPAVLVVDADNTVCQTTPAAEARVAELGGTRWDSLPTPVAAITSAARALGDGRLATVPRLRVRTPAGQWLVVHAAPLAGRDGGRRQVVVTLEEARPPEIVPLVVAAFGLTGRERDVVAGVLHGDSTQEIGRALHLSPWTVQDHLKAVFDKAGVGSRRELVARVYFDHYAPRYAAELTPSGFYA; from the coding sequence ATGGCGACTCTGCGGACCGAGCCCGTGCGGGCCGGGCTGGACGGGCTCGCGCGCGCGGGCCTCGACTGGCGCGCGTTCGCGCGCGGCGCGATCGACCTGCTCGACGCGGCGATCCCCCACGACGCCGCGTGCATCGGGCCCGTCGACCCGGACACCGGCCTGCTCACCGGGTCCGTCAAGCGCAACATCGGCGACGAGCGCGACGCGGAGTTCCTCGAGCACGAGTACGTCACCGACCACGTGAACCTGTTCCGGTCGCTCGCCCGGCAGGCGAACCCCGTGGGCATCCTCGCCGACGACACCGGCGGCGACCCGCGCAGCAGCAGCCGGCACCGGGAGATGTTCGTGCCGCACTGGTCCCTCGACCACGAGATGCGGGCGTCCGCCCGGACGGACGGCACCCCGTGGGCCGCCGTCGCGCTCTACCGTTCCGGCGGGTCGAGCGGCTTCTCCCCGGCGGAGGCCGACTTCCTCGCGCGGGTGGCCGGCACGCTCGCGGTCGGCGTGCGCGCGGGCCTGGTCACGGCGGCGGCCCGGCTCGCGGAGGCGCCCGTCCCCGGGGCGGCCCCCGACGTCGCCGGCCCGGCCGTGCTGGTGGTCGACGCGGACAACACCGTCTGCCAGACGACCCCGGCCGCGGAGGCCCGCGTCGCCGAGCTCGGCGGCACGCGCTGGGACTCGCTCCCGACGCCCGTCGCGGCCATCACGTCCGCCGCGCGGGCCCTGGGCGACGGCCGCCTCGCCACCGTCCCCCGGCTGCGCGTCCGCACGCCGGCCGGGCAGTGGCTGGTGGTGCACGCGGCGCCGCTAGCGGGGCGCGACGGCGGGCGGCGGCAGGTGGTCGTGACGCTCGAGGAGGCCCGGCCGCCGGAGATCGTGCCGCTGGTCGTCGCGGCGTTCGGGCTGACCGGCCGCGAGCGCGACGTCGTCGCCGGCGTGCTGCACGGCGACAGCACGCAGGAGATCGGCCGGGCGCTGCACCTGTCGCCGTGGACGGTGCAGGACCACCTCAAGGCCGTGTTCGACAAGGCCGGGGTCGGCAGCCGGCGGGAGCTCGTCGCGCGGGTCTACTTCGACCACTACGCCCCGCGGTACGCCGCCGAGCTCACGCCGTCCGGCTTCTACGCCTGA
- a CDS encoding FAD-binding oxidoreductase — protein MTTDLAAGAPLDTSALDELRAALTGTLVAPGDPAWDAARLPWNVLVDQRPLAVVQAADAHDVAATVRWAAAHRVPVTAQPNGHGASRWLDGAVLVRTTALDDIWVDADARVARVGAGVRWGDLQVALDGTGLTGLVGSNPDVTVVGYCLGGGLSWFSRAHGTGAGSVRAVEVVDATGTHRWVRGDDPADVDLLWALRGGGGDFALVTAVELDLHPAPQITGGLLAFPAEAAPAVLRAFREITRDAPEALTTWVAVLHLPDAPVVPEPMRGLSLALLLATYLGDPAEAERLLAPARAAGPVLRDTFRVLAPGEVGLLAEEPVDPSPAVLVGTRLHAFDEAAAARLLEVAGAGSGTPLMQVQVRHVGGALARERVPSAAGTADEPYLLSGLAMVPVPEAYAPVAGALDGLFAAMAPWSTGTAPLTFLDRDETVGRAYPPATVDRLRAIKAAVDPAGLFRSNRPIHA, from the coding sequence ATGACCACTGACCTGGCGGCCGGAGCGCCGCTCGACACCTCTGCCCTCGACGAGCTGCGCGCCGCGCTGACCGGCACGCTCGTCGCACCCGGCGACCCCGCGTGGGACGCCGCACGCCTGCCCTGGAACGTGCTGGTCGACCAGCGGCCGCTCGCCGTCGTCCAGGCGGCCGACGCGCACGACGTCGCCGCGACCGTCCGCTGGGCCGCCGCGCACCGCGTCCCCGTCACGGCCCAGCCCAACGGCCACGGCGCCAGCCGGTGGCTCGACGGCGCGGTCCTCGTCCGCACCACCGCGCTCGACGACATCTGGGTGGACGCCGACGCGCGCGTCGCCCGCGTCGGGGCCGGCGTGCGGTGGGGCGACCTGCAGGTCGCGCTCGACGGCACGGGCCTGACCGGGCTCGTCGGCTCAAACCCCGACGTCACGGTGGTCGGGTACTGCCTCGGCGGCGGCCTGTCCTGGTTCAGCCGCGCGCACGGCACGGGGGCCGGCTCGGTCCGCGCGGTCGAGGTGGTCGACGCCACCGGGACGCACCGCTGGGTCCGGGGCGACGACCCGGCCGACGTCGACCTGCTGTGGGCGCTGCGCGGGGGCGGCGGCGACTTCGCGCTCGTCACCGCCGTGGAGCTCGACCTCCACCCGGCGCCGCAGATCACCGGCGGCCTGCTCGCGTTCCCGGCCGAGGCGGCACCCGCGGTGCTCCGCGCGTTCCGCGAGATCACCCGGGACGCTCCCGAGGCGCTCACCACCTGGGTCGCCGTGCTGCACCTGCCCGACGCGCCCGTCGTGCCGGAGCCCATGCGCGGGCTGTCCCTCGCGCTGCTGCTCGCCACCTACCTCGGCGACCCCGCGGAGGCCGAGCGGCTGCTCGCCCCCGCGCGCGCCGCCGGCCCGGTGCTGCGGGACACGTTCCGGGTGCTCGCCCCGGGCGAGGTGGGGCTGCTCGCCGAGGAGCCCGTCGACCCGAGCCCCGCCGTGCTCGTGGGGACGCGGCTGCACGCGTTCGACGAGGCGGCCGCCGCCCGGCTGCTCGAGGTCGCCGGGGCCGGTTCCGGCACGCCGCTCATGCAGGTGCAGGTCCGGCACGTCGGCGGCGCCCTCGCGCGCGAGCGGGTGCCGTCCGCCGCCGGGACGGCCGACGAGCCGTACCTGCTGTCCGGCCTGGCCATGGTGCCGGTGCCGGAGGCGTACGCCCCGGTGGCGGGGGCGCTCGACGGGCTGTTCGCGGCGATGGCCCCGTGGAGCACCGGCACGGCGCCGCTGACCTTCCTCGACCGGGACGAGACGGTCGGACGGGCGTACCCGCCGGCGACGGTCGACCGGCTGCGCGCCATCAAGGCCGCGGTCGACCCGGCGGGCCTGTTCCGCAGCAACCGCCCGATCCACGCCTGA
- a CDS encoding acylphosphatase, producing MIARTVVVHGVVQGVGFRASMAAEARRLGVTGHVRNRPDGTVEAHVEGPQDAVAALVDWARRGPRFSEVTHVDVRDAVPSGAESFVVER from the coding sequence GTGATCGCCCGGACCGTCGTCGTGCACGGGGTCGTCCAGGGTGTGGGGTTCCGCGCGTCGATGGCGGCGGAGGCCCGGCGGCTGGGCGTGACCGGGCACGTCCGGAACCGGCCGGACGGCACCGTCGAGGCGCACGTCGAGGGCCCGCAGGACGCCGTCGCGGCGCTGGTGGACTGGGCTCGCCGCGGGCCCCGGTTCTCCGAGGTGACGCACGTCGACGTGCGCGACGCCGTGCCGTCCGGGGCCGAGAGCTTCGTCGTCGAGCGCTGA